One Scophthalmus maximus strain ysfricsl-2021 chromosome 1, ASM2237912v1, whole genome shotgun sequence genomic region harbors:
- the LOC118304175 gene encoding ly6/PLAUR domain-containing protein 1-like isoform X2, with the protein MKHNDCSTPEYVVNCTVNVQDMCQKEVLVKPDGIHYRKSCASSGACLIASSGYQQFCTGRLNSVCISCCNTPLCNGPKRKRPVPSAAPPGPRTSRPLRLLLAASLLPLVLLRLT; encoded by the exons ATGAAGCACAACGACTGCTCCACGCCGGAGTACGTCGTCAACTGCACCGTCAACGTGCAGGACATGTGCCAGAAGGAGGTGCTGGTCAAACCCGATG GGATACATTACCGGAAGTCCTGCGCCTCCTCCGGGGCCTGCCTCATCGCCTCCTCCGGCTACCAGCAGTTCTGCACCGGGAGGCTGAACTCGGTCTGCATCTCCTGCTGCAACACGCCGCTCTGCAATGGGCCGAAGAGGAAGCGCCCCGTCCCCTCGGCAGCGCCGCCCGGACCGCGGACGAGTCGgcctcttcgtctcctcctggCCGCTTCCCTGCTGCCACTCGTTCTCCTCCGGCTGACGTAG
- the LOC118304175 gene encoding ly6/PLAUR domain-containing protein 1-like isoform X1 codes for MRLLAFATLFGVLLDAGDALQIQCYQCEEMKHNDCSTPEYVVNCTVNVQDMCQKEVLVKPDGIHYRKSCASSGACLIASSGYQQFCTGRLNSVCISCCNTPLCNGPKRKRPVPSAAPPGPRTSRPLRLLLAASLLPLVLLRLT; via the exons ATGCGTCTTCTCGCCTTCGCGACTTTATTCGGAGTCCTTCTCGACGCAG GAGATGCCCTTCAGATCCAGTGCTACCAGTGTGAGGAGATGAAGCACAACGACTGCTCCACGCCGGAGTACGTCGTCAACTGCACCGTCAACGTGCAGGACATGTGCCAGAAGGAGGTGCTGGTCAAACCCGATG GGATACATTACCGGAAGTCCTGCGCCTCCTCCGGGGCCTGCCTCATCGCCTCCTCCGGCTACCAGCAGTTCTGCACCGGGAGGCTGAACTCGGTCTGCATCTCCTGCTGCAACACGCCGCTCTGCAATGGGCCGAAGAGGAAGCGCCCCGTCCCCTCGGCAGCGCCGCCCGGACCGCGGACGAGTCGgcctcttcgtctcctcctggCCGCTTCCCTGCTGCCACTCGTTCTCCTCCGGCTGACGTAG